One window of Patescibacteria group bacterium genomic DNA carries:
- a CDS encoding tetratricopeptide repeat protein gives MRLEESITISLKHYKNIQFPKNEGVYCILALGDCTTALGGMDSWPAQLDKVLNAQNTGVRFKVINKGRTDTDTSVIVSKLDDLLNKIKPDMVVVMSGINDGIRDTPYDNLEIPNKKRYPPQLKIYNLTRKIYLAIVKNIKRTRYSRKSNISKNCESGIINNGNSYAFGKQYNRAEAIFKRKIEINPRDDEAYLRLARYYKKNGAYSQAVEALKKAIALDPKNYKAYIELGDCYSSHDAFVEAEETYQKAIELAPENHVTYMMLGYCYRDQRKHQQAEAMFKRAIVINPRSDWAYGELGNLYAGSKRCADAEKMYQKAIELDPRHISVYVELGSCYMQENKISELEELLEQAKKRNIYNDRLYALEALYYRAQGNDKKAEIFIKKANEFRAKYYNPVTYYNYRRIKKIVTERGIKFVCMQYPMRSIEPLKKIFDSNEDIIFVSNEKIFKEELKKARYEDLFVDSFGGEFGHATARGNRLIAENLADTIIKEVISR, from the coding sequence ATGCGTCTCGAAGAATCTATAACTATTTCATTAAAACACTACAAAAATATACAATTTCCCAAAAATGAAGGTGTATATTGCATTTTGGCCCTCGGTGATTGCACTACTGCATTGGGAGGAATGGATTCTTGGCCAGCGCAGTTAGACAAAGTATTAAATGCACAGAATACAGGCGTAAGATTTAAAGTAATAAATAAAGGCAGAACAGATACGGACACCTCGGTCATCGTTTCAAAGCTGGATGACCTGCTAAATAAAATTAAGCCAGATATGGTTGTCGTAATGAGCGGTATCAACGATGGCATACGCGATACACCTTATGATAATTTAGAGATTCCTAATAAAAAGAGGTATCCTCCCCAGTTAAAGATATATAACTTAACGAGAAAAATTTACTTAGCAATTGTTAAAAATATTAAAAGAACAAGATATAGCCGCAAGAGCAATATTTCTAAAAACTGCGAATCCGGAATTATTAATAATGGTAATTCTTATGCATTTGGGAAGCAATACAATAGGGCGGAGGCGATATTTAAAAGAAAAATAGAGATTAATCCCCGGGATGATGAGGCATATCTTAGGCTGGCGCGTTATTATAAAAAGAACGGGGCTTATTCTCAGGCAGTAGAAGCACTTAAAAAAGCTATAGCCTTAGACCCTAAGAATTACAAGGCCTATATCGAACTGGGAGATTGTTATAGTTCTCATGATGCATTTGTCGAAGCAGAAGAGACATATCAAAAGGCGATAGAGTTAGCACCTGAAAATCACGTAACTTATATGATGCTCGGCTATTGTTATAGAGATCAAAGAAAACATCAACAGGCAGAGGCAATGTTTAAGAGAGCCATAGTAATAAACCCTAGAAGCGACTGGGCATATGGGGAGCTTGGAAATCTTTACGCTGGTTCTAAGCGATGTGCTGACGCAGAAAAAATGTATCAAAAAGCAATAGAGCTTGATCCGAGGCACATCAGCGTTTATGTTGAATTGGGCAGTTGCTATATGCAGGAAAATAAAATCAGCGAGCTGGAAGAGTTGCTGGAGCAGGCCAAAAAAAGAAATATTTACAATGACCGTTTATATGCGCTTGAGGCCCTGTATTATAGGGCCCAAGGAAATGATAAAAAGGCAGAGATTTTTATTAAGAAAGCAAACGAATTCAGGGCCAAGTATTACAATCCCGTAACTTACTATAACTACAGAAGAATCAAGAAGATTGTTACAGAAAGAGGAATTAAATTTGTCTGTATGCAGTATCCGATGCGCAGCATAGAACCTTTGAAAAAGATTTTTGACTCTAACGAAGACATCATCTTCGTAAGCAACGAAAAGATCTTCAAGGAAGAGCTAAAAAAAGCCAGATACGAAGACCTCTTTGTAGACAGTTTTGGTGGCGAGTTTGGTCATGCTACTGCCCGCGGCAACAGGCTTATTGCCGAGAATCTCGCGGATACCATAATCAAAGAGGTCATCAGTAGATAA
- a CDS encoding YfhO family protein: protein MPFVIFIWIAVIIIYFLQAVKQRQLKRAFGYLFIAGGIIVLGLALSAVYLLPVADGVSYTLAHMRLSPEEALLSPDSVLPPFYLATLFAPNLFGNITGSNFTVPPLKFYDANMSGGLAVMFLVTLAFSLSFIVPNDKRRYWVIAMAGLCFFAVICMLGDHLPFYRYVIGSLPLVNIFPYPIRYRMIQCFAVAVLVALGAGFLVGDKSFKSISLIKRWAWLYLLISFFIVGLALIQPQKSIYSSAWTGEGANIVDGYLLSREPVGIYSPDTARVKKVGVFFSGPSSGEIRYSNGPIDGLGEKWKRVSSYSVPAKGWFEFEVDVGPGKFIYIYPERGNGAIGYKLQKGDPTSFVYQKVWREEINKTILYLYLEPDDILPASLLSRLQRGSIVKFPIFSSLLYLLVAAILIICVTLLCHSQKAGYLLSCLAATEFFVFGAVAFYGTNFSQDYLPGQARAKSPLEYSMLRRQLLELPPLTGNSILRIASDQPFHDNFAQLNKHFSFMGYEMHPLERRFKYAIEVAYARAMDWPFYEGDNSFPLSRAFLDNFSVGYLLTTTERLPFLQSNGIPLSGDPGFFMHINPGALPRAYTVTNIISVPEQEQLSQLIIGDLRNAVYMDPGDYSLFSRGDKGYSESESQFAILQKKNPITKTDFSDPNRIYINIEVSVPSMLVLTEVWYPGWRATINGRYAKIFRVNYCQRGVWLEKGKQTVILSFRPLSWACGLIISCVTLLGAFAFLILNYLRDKKVCFKK from the coding sequence ATGCCATTCGTAATATTTATCTGGATAGCCGTCATTATTATATATTTTTTACAGGCCGTTAAGCAAAGGCAATTAAAGCGGGCCTTCGGTTATCTTTTTATAGCAGGAGGCATAATAGTCTTAGGGCTGGCGCTGAGCGCAGTTTATCTCCTGCCTGTGGCAGATGGGGTTAGTTACACTCTTGCCCATATGAGGCTTTCGCCCGAGGAGGCGCTTTTGTCTCCCGACAGCGTATTGCCGCCTTTTTATCTCGCCACTCTTTTTGCCCCTAATCTATTCGGTAATATAACGGGGTCAAATTTTACCGTCCCCCCATTAAAATTCTATGATGCCAATATGAGCGGCGGGTTAGCGGTGATGTTTCTCGTAACGCTCGCCTTCTCGCTGTCCTTTATAGTCCCAAACGATAAACGGCGCTATTGGGTTATAGCAATGGCGGGCTTGTGTTTTTTTGCCGTTATTTGCATGTTAGGAGATCACCTGCCGTTTTATCGTTATGTAATCGGGTCGCTCCCCCTGGTTAATATTTTTCCTTATCCCATTCGCTATAGGATGATTCAGTGTTTTGCGGTGGCGGTATTGGTCGCCTTGGGTGCAGGATTTTTGGTCGGAGATAAGAGTTTCAAATCAATCTCACTTATAAAAAGATGGGCTTGGTTGTACCTGCTTATTTCTTTCTTTATTGTTGGCTTGGCCTTAATCCAACCTCAAAAAAGCATCTATTCTTCGGCCTGGACAGGAGAAGGCGCTAATATAGTTGACGGGTATCTGCTTTCAAGAGAGCCGGTAGGAATTTATTCTCCTGACACGGCAAGAGTCAAGAAGGTGGGAGTGTTTTTTAGCGGTCCCTCGAGCGGAGAAATAAGATACAGCAACGGACCTATAGATGGTCTCGGAGAAAAATGGAAAAGGGTTTCTAGTTACAGCGTTCCAGCTAAAGGCTGGTTTGAATTTGAGGTAGATGTCGGACCCGGCAAGTTTATTTATATTTATCCCGAGAGGGGTAACGGCGCCATAGGATACAAATTACAGAAGGGAGACCCCACCTCTTTTGTTTATCAAAAAGTATGGAGGGAAGAAATAAATAAGACAATCCTTTATCTATATCTCGAGCCGGATGACATCCTGCCAGCTTCATTACTTTCAAGGTTGCAAAGAGGCTCTATAGTAAAATTTCCGATTTTTTCGTCTTTACTGTATTTATTGGTAGCGGCTATTTTAATTATATGCGTGACGCTCTTATGTCATTCGCAGAAGGCCGGTTACCTGTTATCGTGTTTAGCGGCAACAGAATTTTTTGTTTTCGGAGCAGTCGCTTTTTACGGGACGAATTTCAGCCAGGATTATCTGCCAGGTCAAGCCCGTGCTAAGTCTCCCCTCGAATACAGCATGCTTCGGCGCCAACTGCTCGAGCTGCCTCCCTTGACCGGAAATTCGATATTACGGATAGCAAGCGACCAGCCATTTCATGACAATTTTGCCCAGCTTAATAAGCATTTTTCATTTATGGGATACGAGATGCACCCCTTAGAAAGGCGTTTTAAGTATGCCATTGAAGTTGCCTATGCCAGGGCGATGGATTGGCCATTTTACGAAGGAGATAATTCTTTCCCGCTTAGCAGAGCCTTTTTGGATAACTTTTCTGTAGGTTATTTGTTGACTACGACAGAAAGGCTTCCTTTTTTACAAAGTAATGGCATACCTTTATCCGGAGATCCGGGATTTTTTATGCATATTAACCCCGGGGCGCTGCCGCGCGCGTATACCGTTACAAATATAATCTCTGTTCCTGAACAGGAGCAGCTTAGTCAATTGATAATTGGAGATTTAAGAAATGCAGTTTATATGGATCCCGGAGACTATTCTTTATTTTCCCGGGGCGATAAGGGTTATTCAGAATCAGAATCCCAGTTTGCTATTTTACAGAAAAAAAACCCGATCACAAAAACAGATTTTTCAGATCCCAACCGTATTTATATAAATATAGAGGTAAGCGTTCCTTCAATGTTAGTATTAACAGAGGTATGGTATCCTGGCTGGAGGGCTACAATAAATGGACGTTATGCCAAAATATTCCGTGTAAACTATTGTCAGAGAGGAGTATGGTTAGAGAAGGGGAAACAGACGGTTATTTTGAGCTTCCGTCCATTATCCTGGGCGTGCGGATTAATCATTTCATGTGTAACGCTACTGGGCGCATTTGCATTTCTTATATTAAATTATCTTCGGGATAAAAAGGTCTGTTTTAAAAAATAA
- a CDS encoding glycosyltransferase family 2 protein — protein MSLVIPVYNEEPNMAEVCSGLRTTLDSLCFPYEIIVVDDGSKDRTFSILRGIQANDSRIKVVRLAKNCGQAYAFWAGFDISKGDVIITMDGDLQNDPADIPLFLKEIEKGFEAVNGWRHARNDSCVRKSISCLANWFIGLKTGVKLHDYGCAFMAIRRSLMDRLLSRGRGCRFIKPLIACLAQSIGEIRIRHHPRKHGNSKYSLLKIFKTGLHFALSFKARLFKRQASRFIIENPRYLGSKT, from the coding sequence TTGTCTCTTGTTATCCCGGTGTACAATGAAGAACCCAATATGGCAGAGGTTTGTTCGGGCTTAAGGACAACATTGGATTCCTTGTGTTTTCCTTACGAGATTATTGTCGTAGATGACGGCAGCAAAGATAGGACGTTTTCAATTCTGCGAGGCATCCAAGCCAACGATAGTCGCATAAAGGTTGTAAGGCTTGCTAAAAACTGCGGTCAGGCATATGCGTTCTGGGCAGGTTTTGATATCAGCAAGGGGGACGTCATCATAACTATGGATGGTGATTTACAGAATGATCCGGCAGATATCCCTTTGTTCTTAAAAGAGATTGAGAAGGGCTTTGAGGCCGTAAACGGATGGAGGCATGCTAGGAATGATAGTTGCGTAAGAAAATCTATTTCCTGTCTTGCAAACTGGTTTATTGGATTAAAGACAGGTGTCAAATTGCATGATTACGGATGCGCCTTTATGGCAATAAGGAGGAGTTTAATGGATCGCCTCCTAAGCCGAGGCAGAGGGTGTCGTTTTATCAAGCCTTTGATTGCTTGCTTAGCTCAATCAATAGGCGAGATTAGAATAAGGCATCATCCGCGTAAACACGGCAATTCAAAATACAGTCTTTTAAAGATATTTAAAACAGGATTACATTTCGCGCTCAGTTTTAAAGCAAGGCTGTTCAAAAGACAGGCGTCCCGTTTTATCATCGAAAATCCTAGGTATTTAGGTTCAAAAACGTGA
- a CDS encoding tetratricopeptide repeat protein, with protein sequence MPIKQKVSLVLFGILLCCFILELGLQLSSFAFLSLRKHKNKTPLKSLSNGVSYCILCLGESTTALGEDSSWPTQLEKILNENKNGISYKVINMGRMAVESSAVLSLLKADLDKYNPDMVITMIGVNDWVGTIPYQDSRVFRIKLFISRLKSYKLARLVWLHTINKVNQAAQSKKQKDGGSLRISSISSGGKQLGAEAALSNGQAFVELGYYYYERGEYKEAEHAFKKAISADSQDAAGHIGLGQCYREQDRNKEMEKAAKQAIRLDPGNADAYILLGNAYQDREDYRSAEEALKQAVELNPRWEPAYTELGSCYRKQGKVKEAHDLAKRIIKEGLVNDRLYGFVATSYVEEGRYYEAGEYYRKAEEFRLRYYNPATRHNYNKLREILVERGIKFVCMQYPMRSIEPLKKIFDSNEDIIFVSNEKIFKEELKKARYEDLFVDSFGGEFGHATARGNRLIAENLADTIIKEVSWKE encoded by the coding sequence ATGCCGATTAAGCAAAAAGTAAGCCTGGTATTATTTGGGATATTGCTGTGTTGTTTTATTCTTGAGTTGGGGCTGCAATTGTCGTCTTTCGCATTCCTGTCATTAAGAAAGCATAAAAATAAAACACCACTTAAATCTTTATCTAATGGTGTCAGCTACTGTATTTTATGCCTGGGTGAATCAACCACAGCCTTAGGAGAAGATAGCTCTTGGCCTACGCAACTCGAAAAGATATTAAATGAGAATAAGAACGGAATAAGTTACAAGGTTATAAATATGGGTAGAATGGCGGTTGAATCCTCAGCTGTGCTGTCGCTCCTAAAAGCAGACTTGGATAAATACAATCCTGATATGGTAATTACTATGATAGGCGTGAATGACTGGGTAGGGACCATACCGTATCAAGATTCTCGGGTTTTTAGAATCAAGTTATTTATAAGCAGACTGAAAAGCTACAAATTAGCAAGATTAGTTTGGCTGCATACGATAAATAAGGTTAATCAGGCGGCGCAATCTAAGAAGCAGAAGGATGGGGGGTCTCTTAGAATTTCATCTATTTCTAGCGGCGGAAAGCAGTTAGGTGCAGAAGCGGCTTTATCTAACGGGCAGGCATTCGTTGAGTTAGGGTATTATTATTATGAGAGAGGGGAATATAAAGAAGCAGAGCATGCTTTTAAGAAAGCAATAAGTGCGGATTCCCAGGATGCAGCTGGGCATATCGGCTTAGGGCAATGTTATAGAGAACAGGACAGGAATAAAGAGATGGAGAAGGCGGCAAAACAAGCGATTAGGCTTGACCCCGGCAACGCAGATGCCTATATCCTGCTTGGAAATGCCTATCAGGATCGGGAAGATTACCGGAGTGCGGAAGAGGCGCTGAAACAGGCCGTCGAACTTAATCCGAGGTGGGAACCCGCTTATACAGAATTAGGAAGTTGTTATAGGAAACAAGGAAAGGTAAAAGAGGCGCACGACCTAGCTAAAAGAATTATAAAGGAAGGGCTGGTTAATGATCGTCTTTATGGTTTTGTGGCTACTTCTTATGTGGAGGAAGGCAGATATTATGAAGCCGGCGAATATTATAGAAAGGCAGAAGAATTTCGGTTGAGATATTATAATCCTGCTACGAGGCACAATTATAATAAACTCAGAGAAATCCTGGTAGAAAGAGGAATTAAATTTGTCTGTATGCAGTATCCGATGCGCAGCATAGAACCTTTGAAAAAGATTTTTGACTCTAACGAAGACATCATCTTCGTAAGCAACGAAAAGATCTTCAAGGAAGAGCTAAAAAAAGCCAGATACGAAGACCTCTTTGTAGACAGTTTTGGTGGCGAGTTTGGTCATGCTACTGCCCGCGGCAACAGGCTTATTGCCGAGAATCTCGCGGATACCATAATCAAAGAGGTCTCTTGGAAGGAGTAA
- a CDS encoding transketolase C-terminal domain-containing protein, which translates to MKYWIRGMRDAFFESLYSIAQKDKKVILVTADTGAICLDRFRKNLNKQYINVGIAEQNMVGLASGLALSGKTVYVYAISPFVTARCFDQVKIDLCCMDLPVTVVGIGAGFDYSTLGPTHHGTEDIALMRTLPGMTIYSPSDSLSASLFAKISHKHKGPAYIRLDREGLPAVYKKKEDIDANAGFSLLKKGGDLCIISTGRMVYNSLEVSKRLSQKAISASVIDLFRIKPLNAEEILRKIEHNKHIVTIEEHFTTGGIGSAMAEALSSARGAGHFLKSIGIPDKFCRRYGSREYLKCLNKLDTDNLVKVIERWVRG; encoded by the coding sequence ATGAAATACTGGATTAGAGGAATGAGAGATGCCTTTTTCGAATCTCTTTATAGCATAGCCCAAAAAGATAAAAAGGTAATTTTGGTTACCGCCGATACCGGAGCGATATGTCTCGACAGATTCAGGAAGAATTTAAATAAACAATACATTAATGTAGGCATAGCGGAGCAGAACATGGTCGGCTTAGCCTCGGGATTGGCCTTATCAGGCAAGACCGTATATGTTTATGCCATATCTCCTTTTGTGACAGCGCGTTGCTTTGATCAGGTAAAGATAGATTTATGTTGTATGGATCTTCCGGTCACCGTCGTAGGGATAGGCGCTGGATTCGATTACTCTACGTTAGGACCAACGCATCATGGAACGGAAGATATCGCATTGATGAGGACGTTGCCAGGGATGACAATTTATAGTCCGAGCGACAGCCTGAGCGCAAGCTTATTTGCAAAAATAAGTCATAAACATAAAGGGCCGGCGTATATCAGGCTCGATAGGGAAGGTCTTCCGGCAGTGTATAAAAAGAAAGAAGACATTGATGCTAACGCCGGGTTTTCTTTATTGAAAAAAGGCGGAGATTTATGCATTATCAGCACGGGCAGGATGGTTTATAATTCGCTGGAGGTCTCCAAAAGATTATCCCAGAAGGCGATTAGCGCAAGCGTAATCGATTTATTTAGAATCAAACCCCTTAATGCAGAAGAGATATTGAGGAAAATCGAACATAACAAGCATATCGTGACAATAGAGGAACATTTTACTACTGGGGGGATCGGGAGCGCCATGGCCGAGGCATTATCCAGCGCGAGGGGCGCAGGGCATTTTTTGAAATCTATCGGTATACCGGATAAGTTTTGCAGAAGGTATGGTTCGCGAGAATATCTGAAATGTTTAAATAAACTTGATACCGATAACTTAGTCAAGGTTATTGAGAGATGGGTGAGGGGCTAG
- a CDS encoding tetratricopeptide repeat protein — translation MYKTTFLQKIGLILVGIFLCALIIEVSLRTAGFLIILMRERDNAASLRDKGAYHILCLGESTTALGGESSWPAQLETVLNERNSGIRFKVINGGREDIDTATISSTLENTLVKYHPDMVISMTGINDGPRTVPHEYLVLVNKKPFFSRLRVYKLAKAIFLHIMNKAREMGIYKTRVSLNNRVSSYADAGYRSKRFRKTENMALDTLKIDPNNSEVYNELGHLYNNLNRVREAEEMFKKALKISPVMFSAYDGLGACYASQSRYGEAEEMFKKALKIDPNNSEVYNELGRLYSKTKDYHQATVMFKKAMSLTIAESSQDNEIDARQEERAYSETEEAYRKAIELTPLDYNKYIVLGSYYREQERYAESEKILKEAIRIAPDNARAYFELGTCYINQHRYKEQEKMFRKVIEINPSDSAAYCELGHLYSSHQRYGEAEEMFKKAIELAPYEIEAYLGLATCYREQGKLEGVEELANLLRKREIQHDRIYGIIALSYLDEGQFKKAEIFIKKANEFRAKYYNPVTYYNYRRIKKIVTERGIKFVCMQYPMRSIEPLKKIFDSNEDIIFVSNEKIFKEELKKARYEDLFVDSFGGEFGHATARGNRLIAENLADTIIKEVISK, via the coding sequence GTGTATAAAACAACCTTTCTCCAGAAGATAGGCCTGATTCTTGTAGGGATATTTTTATGCGCTTTGATTATTGAAGTAAGTTTACGTACCGCAGGATTTTTAATTATATTAATGCGGGAACGCGATAATGCCGCATCTTTGAGAGATAAAGGGGCTTATCACATTCTATGTTTAGGAGAGTCTACTACCGCCTTGGGGGGGGAATCGTCTTGGCCCGCGCAGCTGGAGACTGTTTTGAATGAACGTAACAGCGGCATTAGATTTAAAGTAATAAATGGCGGGAGAGAGGATATTGATACCGCTACCATTTCCTCAACATTAGAAAATACGCTTGTTAAATATCATCCCGATATGGTTATATCCATGACAGGCATCAACGATGGTCCCCGTACAGTGCCCCACGAATACCTCGTACTCGTAAATAAAAAGCCATTTTTTTCGAGACTTAGAGTCTATAAATTAGCGAAAGCGATTTTTTTGCATATTATGAACAAAGCGAGGGAAATGGGTATTTATAAAACCCGGGTTTCTCTGAATAATCGGGTTTCTAGTTATGCTGATGCGGGCTACAGGAGCAAGCGTTTTAGGAAAACAGAGAATATGGCACTTGATACTTTGAAAATCGACCCCAACAATTCCGAGGTCTATAATGAATTAGGGCATCTCTATAACAATCTTAATAGGGTCCGCGAGGCAGAAGAGATGTTCAAGAAGGCCTTGAAGATCTCTCCGGTGATGTTTAGTGCATATGACGGACTGGGGGCTTGTTATGCTAGCCAGAGCAGGTACGGCGAGGCAGAAGAGATGTTCAAGAAGGCATTGAAAATCGACCCCAACAATTCCGAGGTCTATAATGAATTAGGGAGGCTCTATAGCAAAACAAAAGACTATCATCAGGCAACAGTGATGTTTAAAAAAGCAATGAGCTTAACGATTGCCGAGTCTTCTCAGGATAATGAAATTGACGCAAGGCAAGAAGAGCGCGCCTATAGCGAAACAGAAGAAGCATATAGAAAAGCAATAGAGCTTACGCCGCTCGACTATAATAAATACATAGTGCTAGGGTCTTATTACCGAGAGCAAGAAAGATATGCCGAATCGGAAAAAATTCTTAAAGAGGCCATTCGTATAGCCCCAGATAATGCAAGGGCCTATTTTGAATTAGGAACTTGTTATATTAACCAGCATAGATATAAGGAACAAGAGAAAATGTTCAGGAAGGTAATCGAGATTAACCCATCTGACAGTGCTGCCTATTGTGAATTGGGTCATCTTTATAGCAGTCATCAGAGATACGGCGAGGCAGAAGAGATGTTCAAGAAAGCAATAGAGCTTGCCCCGTACGAAATTGAGGCCTATCTAGGATTAGCCACTTGCTATAGAGAGCAGGGCAAGCTTGAAGGAGTAGAAGAATTAGCCAATTTGCTCAGGAAAAGAGAGATACAGCACGACCGCATTTACGGCATCATAGCCCTCTCTTATTTAGATGAGGGGCAATTCAAAAAGGCAGAGATTTTTATTAAGAAAGCAAACGAATTCAGGGCCAAGTATTACAATCCCGTAACTTACTATAACTACAGAAGAATCAAGAAGATTGTTACAGAAAGAGGAATTAAATTTGTCTGTATGCAGTATCCGATGCGCAGCATAGAACCTTTGAAAAAGATTTTTGACTCTAACGAAGACATCATCTTCGTAAGCAACGAAAAGATCTTCAAGGAAGAGCTAAAAAAAGCCAGATACGAAGACCTCTTTGTAGACAGTTTTGGTGGCGAGTTTGGTCATGCTACTGCCCGCGGCAATAGGCTTATTGCCGAGAATCTCGCGGATACCATAATCAAAGAGGTCATCAGTAAATAG
- a CDS encoding transketolase, whose product MDKKRGIDYLKFKASWIRKKILEMAVKSGGGHIAPSFSCVEILTALYYCGILNVDPKRPRWPGRDRFILSKGHAALALYAILADKGFFPRSKLMTFTQAGSSLGGHIENNVPGVEALSGSLGHGLCIAAGISLAAKMDQKKHFAIALLGDGECHEGAVWEAAMFASQQRLNNLVAIIDHNGLSATDFLNNYLKVEPLDGKWKSFGWEVRIIDGHSYREILSSFSDIRRRKSERPLAIIALTTKGKGISFMENKPIWHFRVPTGKELRMAREELF is encoded by the coding sequence ATGGATAAAAAACGCGGAATAGATTATTTGAAATTTAAAGCGAGCTGGATTAGGAAAAAAATATTGGAAATGGCAGTTAAAAGCGGCGGGGGGCATATCGCTCCCTCCTTTTCATGCGTCGAAATACTGACGGCGCTTTATTATTGCGGAATATTAAATGTTGATCCTAAACGTCCGCGATGGCCAGGGCGTGATAGGTTTATTTTAAGCAAAGGACACGCGGCTTTAGCTCTCTATGCTATCCTGGCGGATAAGGGATTTTTCCCCAGGTCAAAATTAATGACTTTTACCCAAGCAGGAAGCAGTTTGGGCGGGCACATTGAGAATAATGTGCCCGGCGTTGAGGCCTTGAGCGGTTCACTCGGCCACGGTTTATGCATCGCAGCCGGAATATCCTTAGCGGCGAAGATGGACCAAAAGAAACATTTTGCCATAGCCTTGCTGGGAGACGGGGAATGCCACGAGGGTGCAGTATGGGAAGCGGCAATGTTTGCGTCTCAGCAGCGTTTAAATAATTTAGTTGCTATCATCGACCATAACGGCCTCTCGGCTACGGATTTTCTTAATAATTATCTAAAAGTTGAGCCGTTGGACGGAAAATGGAAATCTTTCGGATGGGAAGTCAGAATAATAGACGGTCATTCTTATCGCGAGATCCTTTCGTCGTTTAGTGATATCAGGAGGAGAAAATCCGAAAGACCCCTGGCAATAATAGCTTTAACCACAAAAGGCAAAGGTATTTCGTTTATGGAAAATAAGCCTATCTGGCATTTCCGCGTACCCACGGGCAAGGAATTAAGGATGGCGAGAGAGGAGTTGTTTTGA